The sequence TGCCACTGCGCGCGGCCCTGAACAACCTCAAGCGTGTCCCGATGGAACGCTATGAGGAAGCTGCCGTACTCTTCGGCTAAGCCAAAACGAATGCCAAGGGCGTGGGTGCACATACTGTAATCAGCAGTTGCACCCACGCCCTTGGTTTTGCCTCTTAGCCCTGTGGAGGGGTTCTCAGGAACCCGGTAAAGCGTCCGGCAACCTGTCCTGCGTCGGTAGCCACAATGACTTCTTGCGAGGCCGGGTAGTTGGTTTCGCCATCCACGATGGTCAAGACCGCTTCCGGGTCGACGTTGCGCTTGATAACTGCCAGCGCGATGGGTCCGGCTTCGTAGTGCAAGGTCGCGGAGGTAATCCGTCCAACGGTACGCTCCCCCAGCTTCACTTCAGCACCGGTTGCCGGCAGCGTGTGCATGGAACCGTCCAGATCCAAGAACACCATGCGGCGCGGCGGGTGGCCGATATTGTGCACGCGGGCAACAGTTTCCTGGCCCTTGTAGCAGCCCTTATCCATGTGCACGGCGGTACGCAGCCAGTCCAGCTCATGAGGAATGGTCTTGTCATCGATCTCGGCACCGAAGCGTGGTTCCCACGCGGCGATGCGCAAAGCCTCGACGGCCATCATGCCGGCCAGCTCTTCCTCGGCCACAGCCTCGCACAGCTTGTCCAGCTCAATGATGTGCATGAACCATGCGCGTTCCTTGCCCGGGTGGTCTTCACGCGAGTATGCCCAACCGCCCTCGCTGATTCCCGGCCAAGGATTCTGCCAAATCAGGGAGCCGGCAGTATCGATGGTGCGGGTTGCCGCCAGCACGCCATGGGTTGCACTCAGGTCATTAACCTCAACACGCAGCATGAAGCGCATGCTGTTCAAGAACTGCACCAGGCCCGCCCCGGCACCGGGTTCAGCAATCAGCAGCAGGCGGTCCTCGGTGGCCAGCACCTTCATTTCATGCTCAATGCGTCCCTGGACCGAGAGCAGAAGCGTCTGGGTGCTCTGCCCCGGCTTCAAGGTGGAAATGCGCTGGCTGCTGAGCGTATCGAGCCAGCTCTGGCGGTCTTCACCACGGATTTCAACGACGTCGAAGTGGCTCAGGTCAGCGATGGCCTTGCCTTCAGCAAGCTTGCGGGCTTCGCGGGTTGGAGCACCATAATGAGCTGCAACACCAGCGTCAACACCGCCAGCTTCCACAGCACCAGCGCGTTCGAGCAGGACCGAACGGTATCCAGCAGTCATGGCTATTTCGCCGCACCTTCTGCCGCGACGCGCTTGAGCGCTGCCGAGGCGTGAGCTTGCAGATCCATGTTGCCCTTGGAAACATCCCAACGCCAGAACAGTTCGCCGTTGACCAATCCGTAGATACGGGTGGAAGAGGCATATGC comes from Glutamicibacter arilaitensis Re117 and encodes:
- the ygfZ gene encoding CAF17-like 4Fe-4S cluster assembly/insertion protein YgfZ, whose protein sequence is MTAGYRSVLLERAGAVEAGGVDAGVAAHYGAPTREARKLAEGKAIADLSHFDVVEIRGEDRQSWLDTLSSQRISTLKPGQSTQTLLLSVQGRIEHEMKVLATEDRLLLIAEPGAGAGLVQFLNSMRFMLRVEVNDLSATHGVLAATRTIDTAGSLIWQNPWPGISEGGWAYSREDHPGKERAWFMHIIELDKLCEAVAEEELAGMMAVEALRIAAWEPRFGAEIDDKTIPHELDWLRTAVHMDKGCYKGQETVARVHNIGHPPRRMVFLDLDGSMHTLPATGAEVKLGERTVGRITSATLHYEAGPIALAVIKRNVDPEAVLTIVDGETNYPASQEVIVATDAGQVAGRFTGFLRTPPQG